Genomic window ([Empedobacter] haloabium):
CTACCCCATCCACCAGCAGGAAGTTGTCGATCAGGACGCCCTCTTCTTCGATATGCGTCGAATCCGGCGGCATCGAGCCGGGGCTGGTGCCGCCGATGTCGGCATGGTGGCCGCGCGAGCCGACATAGAACAGGATGTCCTGGCCAGCCACGTCGAACACGGGCGTGATGACGGTAACGTCGGGCAGGTGCGTGCCGCCGTTGTACGGATCGTTCAGCATGAACACGTCGCCTGGCCGCATGCGCCCGGCGTTCTCGCGCATCACGGTCTTGATGCTCTCGCCCATCGAACCCAGGTGCACCGGCATGTGCGGCGCGTTGGCGATCAGGTTGCCCTGCGCGTCGAAGATGGCGCAGGAGAAGTCCAGCCGTTCCTTGATGTTGACGGAATACGCCGTGTTCTGCAGGCGCAGGCCCATCTGCTCGGCAATCGACATGAACAGGTTGTTGAAGATCTCCAGCATGACCGGATCGGCCGTCGTGCCGATCGCGCGCCGTTCGGGCAGCGCCTGCACACGCGTCAGCACCAGGTGATCCTGCGGCGTGACGACGGCCTGCCAGCCCTGCTCCACCACGGTGGTCGCGTTGGCCTCGGCGATGATGGCCGGGCCGGCGATGACGTCGCCGATGCGCATGCCGGCGCGCGCAAACAGGCCCGTCTCGCGCCACGCGCCGGCACTGTACATCCGCACCGTGCGGCGCGGGACCAGGTCACCCGCGCGCGGCGCCTGCACCGGCGCCACCGGTGCCGGCGCGTCGGCAGCGCCGATCGCTTCCACCGACACCGCCTCCACGATCAACGCCTTGTGCGGCATCAGGAACGAGAAGCGCTTCTTGTACGCCGCTTCGGACTGCGCCTGCATCGACGCCAGCGAACCGTCCAGCACGACCAGCGCGGAATCGGTGCCTTCATAGCGCAGGTGCACGCGGCGGATCGCATCGATGCGCTCCGGTGCGACGCCCTGCTCGCGCAGCGCCGCCGTCGCCTCGAACGCCAGCGCGTCCAGCCGTGCCGCCAGCGCCGGCAGGTGTTCCTCGTCCAGTTTCAGTTCCAGCGCCGCCTCGCGCATCGCGGTCTGGTCGGCCAGGCCCATGCCGTAGGCCGACAGCACGCCGGCCAGCGAGTGGATGAACACCGTCTTCATGCCCAGAGCGTCCGCCACCAGGCAGGCATGCTGGCCGCCGGCGCCGCCAAAACTGGTCAGCGCGTAGTCCGTCACGTCATGGCCGCGTTGCACCGAAATCTGCTTGATCGCGTTGGCCATATTGCCCACCGCGATATCGATATAGCCGGCCGCCACCGCTTCCGGCGTCGTGGCCTGGCCGGTTGCGGCCGCGATCTCTTCGGCCAGTGCCGCGAAGCGCTGCCGCACCACTTCCGCGTCGAGCGGGGCATTGCCGTCCGGGCCGAACAAGGCGGGGAATTCCTCCGGCCAGATCTTGCCCAGCATGACGTTGCAGTCGGTGACGGCCAGCGGTCCGCCGCGCCGGTAGCTGGCCGGGCCCGGGTTGGCGCCGGCACTGTCCGGGCCCACGCGCAGGCGGCTGCCGTCGAAATGCAGGATCGAGCCGCCGCCGGCGGCCACCGTGTGGATGCTCATCATCGGCGCGCGCATGCGCACGCCCGCCACCTGCGTCTCGAACACACGTTCGAACTCGCCGGCGTAATGCGACACGTCGGTCGAGGTGCCGCCCATGTCGAAGCCGATCACCTTGTCGAAACCGGCCAGCCGGCTGGCGCGCACCATGCCGACGATACCGCCGGCGGGACCGGACAGGATGCTGTCCTTGCCCTGGAACGCGCGCGCGTCCGTCAGCCCGCCGTTCGACTGCATGAACTGCAGATTCACGCCGGGCAGTTCGCCCGCCACCTGGTCGACGTAGCGGCGCAGGATCGGCGACAGGTAAGCGTCGACCACGGTGGTGTCGCCGCGCGCGACGAGCTTCATCAGCGGGCTGACGGCGTGCGAGGCCGACACCTGGGTGAAGCCGATCTCACGCGCGATGGCCGCTACCGCGGCCTCGTGCGCGCTGTGGCGGTAGCCGTGCATGAACACGATGGCCAGCGAGCGGTAGCCGGCGTCCCAGGCGGCCCGCAGGCCGGAGCGGGCCTGCGCCTGGTCCAGCGGCGTGACGACGTCCCCATGCGCGCCGATGCGTTCGTCGATCTCGATCACGTGGCCGTACAGCAGCTCGGGCAGCACGATGTGGCGGTCGAACAGGCGCGGCCGATTCTGGTAGGCGATGCGCAGCGCGTCGCCGAAGCCGCGCGTGATGGCCAGTGCCGTGCGCTCGCCCTTGCGCTCCAGCAGCGCATTGGTAGCCACGGTCGTGCCCATCTTGACCGCTGCCACCTGCGCGGCCGGGATGGCCCGGTCGGCATCGATACCCAGCAGATGGCGGATGCCGGCGATGGCCGCGTCGCGGTACTGCTCGGGATTTTCCGACAGCAGTTTATGGGTCGTCAGCGTGCCGTCCGGGCGGCGCGCCACGATGTCCGTGAAGGTGCCGCCCCGGTCGATCCAGAATTGCCAGTCCATTGCCATCCTCGCGTCTGAAAACGCCTATTGTAAGACGAGCAGCGGCCTGCGCGATGCTAGAATCGGTCATCGCCAGCCCTGCCGCGTTCCATGCAGCCACTGTACACCGTCACCCAGATCCGCCAGATCGAAACCGAGTCCGCCCGCCGCCTGTCGGAGGGCGCGTTGATGCAACGGGCCGGCCAAGCCAGTGCCAACGCCGCGCTCGACCTGCTGCCTTTCGCCACCAGCCGCGCCAGCGTGCTGGTGCTGGCCGGTCCCGGCAACAATGGCGGCGACGCACTGGAGGCGGCCGCCCACCTGGCCCATGCGGGCGCCCAGGTCGCCGTGGTCTACTTCGAAGGCGGCAGTGCCCCGGAGCGCGCCCGGGCGGTCGAGCGGGCCCACGCCAGCCCGGCGCGCTTCGTGGCGGAAGACGCCATCGCCGGCGTCGAGTGGCACCTGGTCATCGACGGCCTGTTCGGGATCGGCCTGACGCGCCCGATCACGGGCCCGTTCGCCGCGCTGGTGGCGGCGCTCAACGCCTTGACCTGCCCGATACTGGCGCTGGACGTGCCCAGCGGCCTGGATGCGGACACGGGCTGCATCGTCGGCCCCGCCGGCTGCGCTGTGCGCGCCACGCACACGCTGACCTTCATCGGCGACAAGCCCGGCCTGCACACCTGCGACGGCCGCGATCACGCCGGCACCGTCAACGTCGCCCACCTCGACATCGACGCAGCCCACTACCCCGCCGCCACCATCCATCTGAACGGCGTGGATGGCTTCGCGCAAGCGGCCGTGGCGCGCCCGCAGAATTCGCACAAGGGCAGCTACGGCATCGTGTCCGTGCTGGGCGGCGCGCCGGGCATGACGGGCGCGCCGATATTGGCCGGGCGCGCGGCCCTGCATGCCGGCGCCGGCCGTGTATTCCTGTGCTTTGCCGGCCCGGCGCTGCAGTGCGACCCGGGCCAGCCGGAACTGATGTGCCGCGCGGCGCACGGCTTCGATTTCGCCACCGGCGTCACGGTCGCGGGTCCGGGGCTGGGTGGCAGCGACGAGGCGGCGCACCTGCTGGAACAGGCCATCGCCAGCCCGCAACCATTGGTGGTGGACGCGGACGGCCTGAATCTCGTCGCAGCCCGCTCCGGCCTGGCGGCACGGCTGCGCGGCCGCAAGGCCGCCACGCTGCTGACGCCGCATCCGCTGGAGGCGGCGCGCCTGCTGGCGACGTCGATCGGCGCGATCCAGCGCGACCGCCTGGACAGCGCACGCCGGCTGGCGGCGGCGCTGCACGCGATCGTCGTCCTGAAGGGAACCGGCACCGTCATCGCGGCGCCCGGCGGCGCCATCGTCATCAACCCGACCGGCAACCCGGCCCTGGCCACGGCCGGCACCGGCGACGTGCTGGCAGGCCTGTGCGGCGCGCTGCTGGCGCAGGGCTGGCCCGGCTGGGAGGCGGCGCTGGGGGCGGTCTGGCTGCACGGCATGGCTGCCGACGTGCTGGTGGCCGACGGCATTGGCCCCGTGGGCCTGACAGCGGGCGAGCTGGTTCCCGCCATCCGCACGGCGCTGAACCGACTGGTGGCGCGCCACGGCCGGCGCGCCTGAGCTACCTGGCGGCTAGACGACGCGGCCCGCCGCGATCGTGATGGTGCGGCCGCAGCGCGCCGCGATGCCGGTATCGTGCGTGACCAGCACCAGCGTCGAACCACGCTCGCGATTGAGTTCGAACATCAGCTGGATCACCGCTTCGCCGGTGGCCGCATCGAGGCTGCCGGTCGGCTCGTCCGCCAGCAGCAGCGGCGGCTCGGTGACGAAGGCGCGCGCCAGCGCGACGCGCTGCTGCTCGCCGCCGGACAGGAACTTCGGATAATGGCGCAGCCGGCTGGACAGGCCGACGCGGCCCAGCATGGCCTCGGCCTTGGCGCGCGCATTGGCGTCGCCCGCCAGTTCCAGCGGCAGCATGACGTTTTCCAGCGCGGTCAGGTGCGCCAGCAGCTGGAACGACTGGAACACGAAGCCCAGCCGCGCCTTGCGCAAGGCGGCGCGGCCGTCCTCGTCCAGCGCGAAGATGTCGGTGCCGTCGATCAGCACGGACCCGCCGCTGGGCGTGTCCAGCCCGGCCAACAGCCCAAGCAGGGTGGACTTGCCGGAACCGGACGCGCCAACGATGGCCACCGTCTCGCCCTTTTGCACGGTAAAATCGACGCTGTGCAGGATGGTCAGCTCGCCGCTGGCATCGGCCACCCGCTTGGTGAGGCCGCGCACGGAGATCGCCCCAAGCGGTGCCGCTACCCGCGTGTCGGCGTGGGCGGGCGCCGTGGCGGGCGCTGTGGTGGGCGATTTTGAGATGAAACTGCTGGACGCGTTGGGGATATCGGGCATGGTCGGAAGCTGGTCGCAAAGAATACTACGTAAGATATGGATGTCCTGGTGTGCGCTGTTGCTGTTGGCCGCCAGCGCAAGCGCCTATTCTGCCCCAAAAACCCTGCTCGTGGTGGGCGACAGCCTGTCGGCCGAATACGGCATCGCGCGCGGCAGCGGCTGGGTCGCCCTGCTCGAGCGCAGGCTGGCGGCGCGCAAGATCGGCGCCAGCATCGTCAACGCCAGCGTCAGCGGCGAGACCACGAGCGGCGGCCGTAGCCGCATGCCGGCGCTGCTGGCCAGGCACAAGCCCGACGTCGTCGTCATCGAACTCGGTGCCAACGACGGCCTGCGCGGCCTGCCCGTGGCGGCGGCGGATGCCAACCTGCGCGCGATGGTGGCGGCGGCAAAACAGGCCGGCGCCGCCGTGCTGCTGGTCGGCATGCAGATCCCGCCCAACTACGGGCGCGACTACGCCGACAAGTTCGCCGCCATGTTCGGCAAGATCAGCCGCGACGAGAAGGTGGCGCTGGCGCCCTTCATGCTCGAGAGCGTGGCCGACAAGGCCGACCTGTTCCAGCCCGACCGGCTGCACCCGCTGGCCACGGCGCATCCGGTCATCCTCGATAATATCTGGCCCTCGCTGGCCCCACTGTTGAAAGCCAAATGAAGTATCCCGAAATCCTGCGCATCGACGATGTGCTCGCCCGCCTGGACGAATTCGACACGATCATCGATGCCCGCAGCCCCGCCGAATACGCGCTGGACCACCTGCCGGACGCGATCAATTGCCCGGTGCTGGACGACGAACAGCGCGTGATCGTCGGCACCCTGTACAAGCAGACCGGCGCCTTCGAGGCCAAGAAGCTGGGCGCCGCCCTGGTGGCGAAGAACATCGCCCACCACCTGGAAACCCTGTGGCAGGACAAGCCGCGCGAATGGAAGCCCCTGGTGTACTGCTGGCGCGGCGGCAACCGCAGCGGCTCGATGGCGCACATCCTGGCCAAGGTCGGCTGGCCCGTCGTGCAGCTGGACGGCGGCTACAAGGCCTTCCGCAACCGCGTCAACGCCGACCTCGAACAAGCCCCGCAACTGGACTTGCGCGTCATCTGCGGCACCACGGGCAGCGGCAAGACGCGCCTGCTCGACACGCTGGAATCGGTCGGCGCGCAAGTACTGGACCTGGAACAGCTGGCGGCGCACCGCGGCTCCGTGCTGGGCAACCTGCCCTGCCAGCCGCAGCCCACGCAAAAGGCGTTCGAGACCTCGATCTGGGACCGGCTGCGCCGCTTCGACCCCAGCCGGCCCGTGTTCGTCGAATCGGAAAGCAAGAAGGTGGGCGCGCTGCGCGTGCCGGCGGCGCTGATGGAGCGCATGCGCGCCTCGCCGTGTATCGCTCTGCAGGTGGCCCGCGAGGAACGGGTCAAGCTCCTGATCGAGGACTACCAGCACTTCGCCTGCAACGCGCCGGCCCTGAACGCGCAGCTGGCCTACCTGACCGACCTGCACGGGAAGGCAAAGATCGCCGCCTGGCAGGAGATGGCGAGCGGCGGGCGCATGGCGGAACTGGTCGACGAGCTGCTGGTCGAACATTACGATCCGGCCTATACGCGTTCGATCCATCGCAACTTCACGCAGTACGAGCAGGCGCGGGTCGTGGCGCTGGCCGATATCTCGCCCGCTTCGTTCCTTGCTGCGGCGCAGGCACTGCACCGAGCGGTGGACGCATGAG
Coding sequences:
- the mnmH gene encoding tRNA 2-selenouridine(34) synthase MnmH; protein product: MKYPEILRIDDVLARLDEFDTIIDARSPAEYALDHLPDAINCPVLDDEQRVIVGTLYKQTGAFEAKKLGAALVAKNIAHHLETLWQDKPREWKPLVYCWRGGNRSGSMAHILAKVGWPVVQLDGGYKAFRNRVNADLEQAPQLDLRVICGTTGSGKTRLLDTLESVGAQVLDLEQLAAHRGSVLGNLPCQPQPTQKAFETSIWDRLRRFDPSRPVFVESESKKVGALRVPAALMERMRASPCIALQVAREERVKLLIEDYQHFACNAPALNAQLAYLTDLHGKAKIAAWQEMASGGRMAELVDELLVEHYDPAYTRSIHRNFTQYEQARVVALADISPASFLAAAQALHRAVDA
- a CDS encoding hydantoinase B/oxoprolinase family protein, which gives rise to MDWQFWIDRGGTFTDIVARRPDGTLTTHKLLSENPEQYRDAAIAGIRHLLGIDADRAIPAAQVAAVKMGTTVATNALLERKGERTALAITRGFGDALRIAYQNRPRLFDRHIVLPELLYGHVIEIDERIGAHGDVVTPLDQAQARSGLRAAWDAGYRSLAIVFMHGYRHSAHEAAVAAIAREIGFTQVSASHAVSPLMKLVARGDTTVVDAYLSPILRRYVDQVAGELPGVNLQFMQSNGGLTDARAFQGKDSILSGPAGGIVGMVRASRLAGFDKVIGFDMGGTSTDVSHYAGEFERVFETQVAGVRMRAPMMSIHTVAAGGGSILHFDGSRLRVGPDSAGANPGPASYRRGGPLAVTDCNVMLGKIWPEEFPALFGPDGNAPLDAEVVRQRFAALAEEIAAATGQATTPEAVAAGYIDIAVGNMANAIKQISVQRGHDVTDYALTSFGGAGGQHACLVADALGMKTVFIHSLAGVLSAYGMGLADQTAMREAALELKLDEEHLPALAARLDALAFEATAALREQGVAPERIDAIRRVHLRYEGTDSALVVLDGSLASMQAQSEAAYKKRFSFLMPHKALIVEAVSVEAIGAADAPAPVAPVQAPRAGDLVPRRTVRMYSAGAWRETGLFARAGMRIGDVIAGPAIIAEANATTVVEQGWQAVVTPQDHLVLTRVQALPERRAIGTTADPVMLEIFNNLFMSIAEQMGLRLQNTAYSVNIKERLDFSCAIFDAQGNLIANAPHMPVHLGSMGESIKTVMRENAGRMRPGDVFMLNDPYNGGTHLPDVTVITPVFDVAGQDILFYVGSRGHHADIGGTSPGSMPPDSTHIEEEGVLIDNFLLVDGVGGGRLREAETRALLTGARWPARNPDQNLADLRAQVAANQKGVEELHRMVAHFGLDVVQAYMGHVQDNAEEAVRRVIGALSDGSFTLPLDNGARIQVAVTVDRAARSATIDFSGTSSQLPNNFNAPSAVCMAAVLYVFRTLVDDEIPLNAGCLKPLSVIIPPGSMLNPRYPASVVSGNVETSTCITNALYGALGVLAASQGTMNNFTFGSSKVQYYETISGGSGAGEGFDGTDVVQTNMTNSRLTDPEILEFRFPVRLDSYAIRHGSGGAGRWHGGNGGIRRVRFLEPMTAAILSNNRLHAPFGMAGGQPGATGRNYVERADGTVEQLGHIGKTEMAPGDVFVIETPGGGGYGTPP
- a CDS encoding ABC transporter ATP-binding protein encodes the protein MPDIPNASSSFISKSPTTAPATAPAHADTRVAAPLGAISVRGLTKRVADASGELTILHSVDFTVQKGETVAIVGASGSGKSTLLGLLAGLDTPSGGSVLIDGTDIFALDEDGRAALRKARLGFVFQSFQLLAHLTALENVMLPLELAGDANARAKAEAMLGRVGLSSRLRHYPKFLSGGEQQRVALARAFVTEPPLLLADEPTGSLDAATGEAVIQLMFELNRERGSTLVLVTHDTGIAARCGRTITIAAGRVV
- a CDS encoding NAD(P)H-hydrate dehydratase, whose product is MQPLYTVTQIRQIETESARRLSEGALMQRAGQASANAALDLLPFATSRASVLVLAGPGNNGGDALEAAAHLAHAGAQVAVVYFEGGSAPERARAVERAHASPARFVAEDAIAGVEWHLVIDGLFGIGLTRPITGPFAALVAALNALTCPILALDVPSGLDADTGCIVGPAGCAVRATHTLTFIGDKPGLHTCDGRDHAGTVNVAHLDIDAAHYPAATIHLNGVDGFAQAAVARPQNSHKGSYGIVSVLGGAPGMTGAPILAGRAALHAGAGRVFLCFAGPALQCDPGQPELMCRAAHGFDFATGVTVAGPGLGGSDEAAHLLEQAIASPQPLVVDADGLNLVAARSGLAARLRGRKAATLLTPHPLEAARLLATSIGAIQRDRLDSARRLAAALHAIVVLKGTGTVIAAPGGAIVINPTGNPALATAGTGDVLAGLCGALLAQGWPGWEAALGAVWLHGMAADVLVADGIGPVGLTAGELVPAIRTALNRLVARHGRRA
- a CDS encoding arylesterase codes for the protein MSWCALLLLAASASAYSAPKTLLVVGDSLSAEYGIARGSGWVALLERRLAARKIGASIVNASVSGETTSGGRSRMPALLARHKPDVVVIELGANDGLRGLPVAAADANLRAMVAAAKQAGAAVLLVGMQIPPNYGRDYADKFAAMFGKISRDEKVALAPFMLESVADKADLFQPDRLHPLATAHPVILDNIWPSLAPLLKAK